In Carassius gibelio isolate Cgi1373 ecotype wild population from Czech Republic chromosome B4, carGib1.2-hapl.c, whole genome shotgun sequence, one DNA window encodes the following:
- the LOC127956847 gene encoding ATP-sensitive inward rectifier potassium channel 8-like has protein sequence MLPRKSIIPEEFAFSPGLVSPIHRKPVFRDRVNKARFIAKSGACNLSHKNIREQGRFLQDVVTTLVDLKWRFTLVIFSMTFLCSWLLFAMFWWLVAFAHGDLDTNRKPGVEQCFTNVNSFTSAFLFSIEVQVTIGFGGRMITEQCPTAITVLILQNIIGLIINAVMLGCIFMKTAQSHRRAETLIFSRQAVIAVRNNRLCFMIRVGDLRKSMIINAVVRLQVVRKTTTPEGEVIPIHQIDVQTESAVAGNSIFLLAPLIICHVIDKDSPLYDLSAMELQCSDLEVIVILEGVVETTGISTQARTSYVTEEIQWGHRFVPIVTEEEGVYSVDYSKFGNTVKVATPRCSARELDEKPSILIQTLQKSELSHQNSLRKRNSMRRNNSMRKSNSMRRNNSALAVPKVQFLTPEGGPNLAVT, from the exons ATGCTGCCGCGCAAAAGCATCATTCCCGAAGAGTTCGCGTTCTCCCCGGGGCTCGTGTCGCCGATTCACCGCAAGCCCGTGTTCAGGGACCGCGTGAACAAAGCGCGCTTCATCGCCAAGAGTGGCGCTTGCAACTTGTCGCACAAGAACATCCGCGAGCAGGGCAGATTCCTGCAGGACGTGGTCACGACTTTAGTGGATCTCAAGTGGCGTTTCACCCTGGTGATTTTCTCCATGACGTTCCTGTGCAGCTGGCTGCTGTTCGCTATGTTCTGGTGGCTGGTGGCCTTTGCGCACGGAGATCTGGACACGAACCGTAAACCTGGAGTAGAGCAGTGCTTCACTAATGTCAA CTCTTTTACCTCTgccttcctcttctccatcgAGGTGCAAGTGACAATAGGATTCGGAGGCCGTATGATAACAGAGCAGTGTCCCACAGCCATCACGGTGCTCATATTACAGAACATCATAGGTCTAATAATTAACGCTGTCATGCTGGGCTGCATCTTCATGAAGACCGCCCAATCCCACCGGCGTGCCGAGACCCTCATCTTCAGCCGCCAAGCTGTCATTGCAGTGCGCAACAACCGCCTGTGCTTCATGATCCGGGTGGGCGATCTGCGCAAAAGCATGATCATCAACGCAGTCGTGCGCCTCCAAGTGGTCCGGAAGACCACTACGCCAGAGGGCGAAGTCATACCCATCCACCAGATCGACGTCCAGACAGAAAGTGCAGTTGCCGGCAACAGCATCTTCCTGTTGGCTCCCCTGATCATATGTCACGTCATCGATAAGGACAGTCCTCTGTACGATCTCTCGGCGATGGAGCTGCAGTGTAGCGATCTGGAGGTCATTGTGATCCTTGAAGGTGTGGTGGAGACCACAGGCATCTCCACTCAGGCTCGCACCTCTTACGTGACCGAGGAGATCCAGTGGGGTCACCGATTCGTGCCTATAGTGACCGAGGAAGAGGGGGTGTACTCGGTGGACTACTCAAAGTTCGGGAACACAGTCAAGGTGGCCACCCCGCGCTGCAGCGCTCGTGAGCTGGACGAGAAGCCCTCCATCCTCATCCAGACGCTCCAGAAGAGTGAGTTGTCGCACCAGAACTCTTTGCGCAAGAGGAACTCCATGCGCAGGAACAATTCTATGCGCAAGAGCAACTCCATGCGGCGCAATAATTCCGCCCTCGCCGTGCCCAAAGTGCAGTTCCTCACCCCTGAGGGTGGACCAAATCTAGCAGTCACATGA